Within the Chloroflexota bacterium genome, the region GGCGGAGCGCACGCCCGCGCCCACGCCTGCTCCCTCGCCCACCGCCGCCCCGCCTGCGCCGACGCCCACCCCTTCGCCGCAGGCGCTGCTGGATGCGGCCAGGTACGCCTACCAGGCGGGCGACTGGGACCGGGCGGTGTCGCTGGCGACGCAGGTGCGCGATCGGTCGCCCGTCCTCGCCCCTGAGGCGCGCCTGCTCCTGGCGCAGGGCCTCATCGCGCTGGGCAAGCCCCAGGAGGCCGCCGCTGCCCTGGTCGAGCCGGAGTTCGCCGACGCGACGGCGCAGGCCAGGGCGCTGTCGGTTCTCGCCACGGCGTACCGAGATGCAGGCGACTGGGCGCGCGCCATTGAGTACCAGACACGACTTATCACCGCGACGGGGGTGCTGTCAGCATGGTTCCACGAACTCAACGGCGACGCCTACGTGCAGTTGGGCGATCCCGAGCAGGCCATCGCGTCCTATCGGGAAGCCGCCGCGGGAGACGGTCAAGCGCGGGTGCGCCTGCTGGAGAAGATTGCGCGCGTCCAACTGGATGCCGGGCTGGCGGCCGACGCGGTGCAGACCTACGACGCGCTGCTTGCCCTGGCCTCGTCGCCCGAACTGGCCGCGAAGGTCCACTACCTGAAGGGGCTGGCCCTGCGCGACAGCGACGAGAAGGCGGCTCTGGGCGAATTTCGGGCGGCCACAGAAGCGTCTGCGTCGGCGCGGGAATCGTATCTGGCGCTGGTGGAGTTGGTCCAGGCCGGCGAGGCGGTGGACGAGTTTCGGCGTGGCCTGATAGACTACCAGAACGGGGCCTATCAGGCGGCGGCCGAGGCTTTCGGGCGCGCGCTGGTTTCCGCCGATGCCTCCAGGCGGCCGGACATCGGGTACTACCTGGGCCTGGCGCGCGTGGCCCTGGGCGACTACGACGGCGCTCTGGCTGCGTTGGACGAGGCGCGGGCGGCCAGCAAGGATGCGGTGTTCCAGGCCAAAGTCCTCATGGCGCAGGGGCGGGCACTGGAGAAGGCCGGCAAACTGCCGGAGGCGCGCGACGCCTACCGGCAGGCGCAGGAGATTTGCCCGTCGTGCGGCACCGCGCCCCAGGCCCTGTGGCGCAGCGCCCAGGCCGCAGTTGCCCAGGGCGACCGTGCTACCGCCGCCGCGGATTACCTCTGGCTGCAACGCCTGTACCCGAGCGACGATGGCGCGGACAACGCCATGTTCCAGGCGGCGCTCCTCTACTATCAGGACAGGCGGTTCGCCGAGGCGCAGGTGGTGTGCGAGGAGTTGCTGAGCCGCTATCCCGCGTCGGACGTGGCCTCTGCGGCGCGCTTCTGGGCCGCGAAGGCGGCGCTGATGGCCGGCCAGCCCGACCTGGCCGAACCGCACCTGCGCGCCCTGGCCGAGGGCCAAGTCGCCGACTACTACGCCCTGCGCGCCACGAGCATACTCCACGCGCAGGATGCCATCCTCCCGCCGACCGGCAACCTGCTGCTGGCGGCCGACGAGGCATCCGAGCGCGCCGCGTGCCTCTCGTGGCTCATTGCCTGGGCGAATCACGGCGAGCCGTATCCGTTTGACCGCCTGCCGGACGACCTGGCGGGGGATTTGGATTTCCGCAAGGGCCAGGCTTTCGCGGCCCTCGGGCTGATGGAGGAAGCCGCGGAGCGATTCAGCGCCGTTCGCGCCCGCTGGAAGGACGCCCCCCTCGCGCTTTTCCAGATGGCCGAGTACCTGCGCGATGCGGGGCTATACCGGCAGTCCATCGCGTGCGCCGAGCGGGTGATCGCGCTGTCGCCGTCGGGGACACGCTCCGACGTACCGCGCTACCTGTGGCGCCTGGCCTACCCCACGTACTACGCCGAACTCATCCTGGATCACGCGGCCCGCAACGGTCTGGACCCGCTATTGGTCTTCGCAGTTGTGCGTCAGGAGAGCCGCTTTGACCCTGTCGCCGGCTCCTGGGCGGGGGCGTTGGGGCTGATGCAGGTGATCCCACCAACGGGCGAGTGGATCGCGCTCCAATTGGGCGAGCGGGGCTTTCGGCGAGAGGATTTGCTGCGCCCGGTGGTCAACGTCCGCTTCGGCGCGTGGTACCTGGCCCGCCAGATGCGCGACTTCGGGGGCGACCCGCTGGCGGCGCTGGCGGCCTACAACGGCGGCCCCGGCTACGCCCGCCTTTGGCTATCGCAGATGCAGGACTACGACCCCGACCTGTTCGTGGAGACCATCCCCGTCGCCGAGACGCAAACGTACCTCAAGGCCATCCTGGGCCAGTACGCGGCTTACCGCTCCATCTACCAGCCGAGCCGCGCGCTCATTCCCTAGGCGGTGCCCCTCGCGCCTTCGCGTTCGCGGATTCCCAAGACCACGGGCAGGTATGGAAACCTGCCCTACGCTATCCACGAATAACGCGAATCCTCACGAATGGAGAATACACGTAGACACG harbors:
- a CDS encoding tetratricopeptide repeat protein, encoding MLALIAAAVALGACFAPMRPAERTPAPTPAPSPTAAPPAPTPTPSPQALLDAARYAYQAGDWDRAVSLATQVRDRSPVLAPEARLLLAQGLIALGKPQEAAAALVEPEFADATAQARALSVLATAYRDAGDWARAIEYQTRLITATGVLSAWFHELNGDAYVQLGDPEQAIASYREAAAGDGQARVRLLEKIARVQLDAGLAADAVQTYDALLALASSPELAAKVHYLKGLALRDSDEKAALGEFRAATEASASARESYLALVELVQAGEAVDEFRRGLIDYQNGAYQAAAEAFGRALVSADASRRPDIGYYLGLARVALGDYDGALAALDEARAASKDAVFQAKVLMAQGRALEKAGKLPEARDAYRQAQEICPSCGTAPQALWRSAQAAVAQGDRATAAADYLWLQRLYPSDDGADNAMFQAALLYYQDRRFAEAQVVCEELLSRYPASDVASAARFWAAKAALMAGQPDLAEPHLRALAEGQVADYYALRATSILHAQDAILPPTGNLLLAADEASERAACLSWLIAWANHGEPYPFDRLPDDLAGDLDFRKGQAFAALGLMEEAAERFSAVRARWKDAPLALFQMAEYLRDAGLYRQSIACAERVIALSPSGTRSDVPRYLWRLAYPTYYAELILDHAARNGLDPLLVFAVVRQESRFDPVAGSWAGALGLMQVIPPTGEWIALQLGERGFRREDLLRPVVNVRFGAWYLARQMRDFGGDPLAALAAYNGGPGYARLWLSQMQDYDPDLFVETIPVAETQTYLKAILGQYAAYRSIYQPSRALIP